From Candidatus Polarisedimenticolia bacterium, the proteins below share one genomic window:
- the thiD gene encoding bifunctional hydroxymethylpyrimidine kinase/phosphomethylpyrimidine kinase: MRPPIALTIAGSDSGGGAGIQADLKTFAALGVYGTSALAALTAQNTRKVLGIHEVPEKFLRAQIDAVASDLLPDAVKTGMLASGPLVRAAARALQHYHMKNLVVDPVTISKSGALLLRADALRALRELLIPLASVLTPNLPEAEALTGKRLRTMRDVEVAARLLRDMGAAAVVIKGGHSRGEPTDYFFDGHRAVLFQGERIPTRSDHGTGCSFSAAIAAFLARGAETASAVSEAKQYVREGMRLAAKLGSGRGPIDHFHVWRRKD; this comes from the coding sequence TTGCGCCCGCCGATCGCGCTCACCATCGCCGGCTCGGATTCTGGAGGCGGCGCCGGAATTCAGGCCGATTTGAAAACCTTCGCGGCGCTCGGCGTCTATGGCACTTCGGCGCTCGCGGCGCTGACGGCCCAGAACACGCGGAAGGTCCTCGGCATTCACGAAGTCCCCGAGAAGTTCCTGCGGGCGCAGATCGACGCCGTGGCCTCCGATCTGCTTCCCGATGCCGTGAAGACCGGAATGCTCGCCAGCGGCCCCCTGGTGCGGGCGGCCGCCCGGGCCCTCCAGCACTACCACATGAAGAATCTGGTGGTGGATCCGGTGACCATCTCCAAGAGCGGCGCGTTGCTGTTGCGCGCCGACGCGTTGCGGGCACTGCGCGAGCTGCTCATCCCCCTGGCGAGTGTTCTTACTCCCAATCTTCCCGAAGCGGAGGCCCTTACCGGCAAACGTCTGCGCACGATGCGCGATGTGGAGGTGGCGGCGCGCCTTCTGCGTGACATGGGTGCCGCCGCCGTCGTTATCAAAGGCGGCCACTCGAGAGGTGAGCCGACCGACTATTTCTTCGACGGGCACCGGGCCGTTCTCTTCCAGGGGGAAAGGATTCCGACGCGATCGGATCATGGAACGGGATGCTCGTTCTCGGCGGCGATCGCGGCCTTTCTGGCCCGCGGCGCGGAGACCGCGTCAGCGGTGAGCGAGGCGAAGCAGTATGTCCGGGAAGGAATGCGTCTGGCCGCGAAGCTGGGATCGGGTCGCGGCCCTATCGATCATTTCCATGTCTGGAGAAGAAAAGACTAG